The Obesumbacterium proteus DNA window TTGATACCGATGATCAGGTCGCCTTTATGCATGCCCATTTGTGCAGCAACAGAGCCTTTGGCAACGTCATCAATTTTAATTCCCGGCGTACCTTTCACATCACCATCGCTCAGCGTTGCACCTTGCAGTGAAGGGCTGATGTTTTCTGCCTGAGTGGTGGTAACACCGCTATTTTCCAGCGTAACGGGAACGGTTAATGGTTTGCCGTTACGCAGTAAACCGAGTTTTAGCACGGTGCCCGGTGCGGCAGAGCCAATTTTGGCACGCAGTTCGGCGAAGCTGCTAAGCGGGTTGCCATCCAGTGCGGTAATCACGTCGCCTGCTTTAATCCCCGCTTTGGCAGCGGCAGAGTTTGGTAAGACTTCGTTCACGAAAGCACCGCGCTGTGCATCAAGCTTGAAGGCCTGCGCGAGGTCAGCCGTCATTTCTCGACCGCGAATACCGAGAACGCCGCGTTTAACTTCGCCGTATTTGATCAGCTGAGCGCTGAGGCTTTGCGCCATGTTACTTGGGATTGCAAAACCAATGCCGATATTCCCGCCGCCGGGCGCTAAGATCGCGGTGTTAATGCCGATCAGCTCGCCGTTGAGGTTAATCAAGGCACCGCCGGAGTTACCACGGTTGATGGCAGCATCCGTTTGAATAAAGTTTTCCAGACCTTCGAGATTTAACCCGCTGCGGCCCAAGGCAGAAATAATGCCTGAGGTGGCTGTTTGCCCAATACCAAACGGGTTGCCTACGGCAACGGCAAAATCACCCACGCGCAGTTTGTCTGAGTCTGCGACTTTTATCGCCGTCAGGTTTTTCGCATCGGTGAGCTGAATTAACGCAATATCCGATTGTTCGTCACGCCCAATCAGCTTGGCGGCATAT harbors:
- a CDS encoding Do family serine endopeptidase, translating into MKKKSLLLSALALSMGLTMLSAPFANAALPPIVAGQNVPSLAPMLEKVLPAVVSVHVEGMQNAKPTPAAKGGERQFEGLGSGVIIDAAKGYVLTNNHVISNATTIKVQLNDGREYAAKLIGRDEQSDIALIQLTDAKNLTAIKVADSDKLRVGDFAVAVGNPFGIGQTATSGIISALGRSGLNLEGLENFIQTDAAINRGNSGGALINLNGELIGINTAILAPGGGNIGIGFAIPSNMAQSLSAQLIKYGEVKRGVLGIRGREMTADLAQAFKLDAQRGAFVNEVLPNSAAAKAGIKAGDVITALDGNPLSSFAELRAKIGSAAPGTVLKLGLLRNGKPLTVPVTLENSGVTTTQAENISPSLQGATLSDGDVKGTPGIKIDDVAKGSVAAQMGMHKGDLIIGINSERIRDIASLRKALAANPPVIALHLLRNGEGLYLLIR